From Halotia branconii CENA392, the proteins below share one genomic window:
- a CDS encoding IS701 family transposase, whose amino-acid sequence MKETTPTAMPPCFEKWCQRFDDVFGHKAQKREFRHYLGGLLGESERKNLFQLAENAVGVNYHRLHHFLTDSPWSATKVNERRLEVMNKCSQTKISRGFSLIIDDSGHRKSGNFTEGVGRQYIGEIGKTDNGIVVVTTHLYDGRKSLPLDIELYQHADSLPEGKQDPLFEKKTEIAIKLIDQTRERGYQPGIVIVDAGYGNNTSFLLELENRKLKYLGGIAKNRKVTISEQENNQRTIRIDELAKSIPQEAFSETQLNLDKPRKVWVATFEVEISRLEGKRSIAIVMNAATFSDATDIDYFITNVSTSVVTSEWIVNTYSQRNWVEVFYREAKGFLGLKEYQVRDKTSLMRHFILVFCAYTFVLWHQLTGGFRRRWATKPLNTFTEALEAFRTAISFRFIEWLTVNRDVFAAHKASFGFIWA is encoded by the coding sequence ATGAAAGAGACAACTCCCACAGCTATGCCCCCATGCTTTGAAAAATGGTGTCAAAGGTTTGACGATGTATTTGGTCATAAAGCGCAAAAAAGGGAGTTTAGACATTATTTAGGGGGGTTGTTAGGAGAAAGCGAACGGAAAAACTTGTTCCAGCTCGCAGAAAATGCCGTAGGAGTAAATTACCACCGATTACACCACTTTTTGACAGATTCCCCTTGGTCGGCCACAAAGGTGAATGAACGACGCTTAGAGGTAATGAACAAGTGTAGTCAGACTAAAATCAGTAGGGGATTTAGCTTGATAATTGATGATTCAGGGCATAGGAAAAGTGGTAACTTTACCGAAGGTGTGGGAAGACAATATATCGGAGAAATTGGCAAGACAGATAATGGAATAGTGGTGGTAACAACTCATTTATATGATGGGAGAAAAAGCCTACCATTAGATATAGAGTTATATCAACACGCTGATTCATTACCCGAAGGAAAACAAGACCCTCTATTTGAGAAAAAAACAGAGATAGCAATTAAGTTAATAGACCAAACAAGAGAGCGAGGATATCAACCAGGAATAGTGATTGTAGATGCCGGATATGGTAACAATACATCATTCCTATTAGAACTAGAAAATCGCAAATTAAAGTATTTAGGAGGAATAGCCAAAAATCGGAAAGTCACAATTAGTGAGCAAGAGAATAATCAACGAACAATTAGGATAGATGAGTTAGCAAAGTCTATACCCCAAGAGGCTTTTAGCGAAACTCAACTCAATTTAGATAAACCTAGAAAAGTATGGGTAGCAACTTTTGAAGTAGAGATATCACGTCTGGAAGGTAAACGAAGTATAGCTATCGTCATGAATGCTGCTACTTTTTCTGATGCCACAGATATCGACTACTTTATTACCAATGTTTCTACATCTGTTGTAACTTCAGAATGGATAGTAAACACCTATTCTCAACGCAATTGGGTAGAGGTCTTTTATAGAGAAGCCAAGGGTTTTTTAGGATTGAAAGAATATCAAGTCCGAGATAAAACCAGTCTCATGCGACATTTTATCTTGGTATTTTGTGCCTATACTTTTGTCCTTTGGCATCAGTTGACTGGTGGTTTTAGACGTAGGTGGGCAACTAAACCGTTGAACACTTTTACTGAGGCTTTAGAAGCCTTTAGAACTGCTATTTCTTTCCGATTTATTGAGTGGTTGACTGTTAATCGTGACGTATTTGCCGCTCATAAAGCCAGTTTCGGCTTTATTTGGGCTTGA
- a CDS encoding metal ABC transporter permease, which yields MLQALIEPLQYGFMQRSLVIAILVGLLCAVVGSYLMVQRLALLGDAISHSVLPGLAIAFMLGANIYIGAFIAGVLSTMVIAWIRTRSPIKEDAAMGIVFSAFFALGITLITVIQKDNKIDLNHFLFGNILGVTIDEVRDTAIIATVVLIVVFLLYKELLFYTFDPLGAQAAGLPVNRLNFGLMLLIALTIVASMKAVGVILVLSLLITPGATAYLLVKRLHKVMILGAVIGVISSISGMYLSYFYNLPSGPAIVLVVSGLFLLALLFSPKHGVLIPTVNQK from the coding sequence ATGTTGCAAGCATTAATTGAACCGTTGCAGTATGGTTTCATGCAGCGATCGCTCGTCATTGCCATTTTAGTCGGTTTGTTGTGTGCTGTGGTAGGCAGCTACTTGATGGTGCAAAGACTAGCTTTATTAGGTGACGCTATCAGTCACTCAGTTTTGCCAGGATTAGCGATCGCCTTTATGCTGGGAGCAAATATATATATTGGGGCATTTATTGCTGGGGTTTTGAGTACAATGGTGATTGCCTGGATTAGGACGCGATCGCCCATCAAAGAAGATGCTGCAATGGGTATAGTATTTTCAGCATTTTTTGCTTTGGGAATTACTTTAATTACTGTTATTCAAAAAGATAATAAAATTGACCTGAATCACTTTTTATTTGGTAATATTCTTGGTGTTACTATTGACGAAGTACGAGACACTGCCATTATTGCCACTGTTGTTTTAATAGTTGTTTTTTTATTATATAAAGAACTTTTATTTTACACCTTTGATCCTTTAGGCGCTCAAGCCGCAGGTTTGCCAGTCAATCGGCTCAACTTTGGATTGATGCTGCTAATTGCTTTAACTATTGTTGCTAGTATGAAAGCTGTAGGTGTAATTTTAGTATTATCACTTTTAATTACACCAGGAGCAACTGCTTATTTATTAGTGAAACGCTTGCATAAAGTGATGATTTTAGGTGCAGTAATTGGAGTTATTTCTAGTATTAGTGGGATGTATCTCAGCTACTTTTATAATTTGCCTTCTGGCCCGGCGATCGTTTTAGTAGTATCGGGATTATTTTTATTAGCGTTATTATTTAGTCCCAAGCACGGGGTTTTGATACCAACTGTAAATCAAAAATAG
- a CDS encoding DNA double-strand break repair nuclease NurA: MLDLNKLARQMQGLSQHLTLEAVASRQRLELAQQYLKQAYDSQQDLIERQEKWRDRIIFANATPTEPLETCIDIPVPPKIHTVIATDGSQIAPNHHEIAYCYLLNIGRVVLHYGQNRQPLLDSLPEVFYRPEDLYMSRQWGIKTEEWMGYRRTASETTVLAELACAAKTEAPTLAMVDGSLIYWFLEQLPIDARDRILPPILEAWQQMRDAQIPLMGYLSASRNIEGMNFLRLLACTHPVPDCQSYCPNQLEKVPCKVFEPLRDTALWVTQLKPGQRGPLWRSNNRILELYGDQIIYFCYVHVGAEIARIEVPAWVAEDTTMFDQALGLMLAQVQKGYGYPVAIAEAHNQAVVRGGDKARFFALLERQMIKAGLRNVGTSYKEARKRGSIA; the protein is encoded by the coding sequence ATGCTTGATCTGAATAAGTTAGCGCGGCAAATGCAAGGTTTAAGTCAGCATCTTACCTTAGAAGCTGTTGCCAGTCGTCAACGTTTAGAATTAGCGCAACAATATCTAAAACAAGCTTACGATTCTCAACAAGATTTAATTGAACGTCAAGAAAAATGGCGCGATCGCATTATTTTTGCTAACGCTACCCCCACCGAACCATTAGAAACCTGCATTGATATTCCAGTTCCCCCCAAAATCCATACTGTTATTGCTACCGACGGTTCCCAAATTGCCCCTAATCATCACGAAATTGCTTATTGTTATCTATTAAATATTGGCAGAGTTGTCTTGCACTACGGGCAGAATCGCCAGCCATTATTAGATAGTTTGCCAGAAGTATTTTATCGTCCCGAAGATTTATATATGTCTCGGCAGTGGGGAATTAAAACCGAAGAATGGATGGGTTATCGGCGGACTGCTAGTGAAACAACAGTGTTGGCAGAACTCGCCTGTGCAGCCAAAACAGAAGCGCCAACCCTAGCAATGGTAGATGGTTCATTAATTTACTGGTTTTTAGAACAGTTGCCGATTGATGCCCGCGATCGCATTTTACCCCCAATTTTAGAAGCATGGCAGCAAATGCGTGATGCTCAAATTCCACTGATGGGTTATCTTAGCGCTTCTCGTAACATCGAAGGTATGAACTTTTTACGTTTGTTAGCTTGTACCCATCCTGTACCTGACTGTCAGAGTTATTGCCCAAATCAGTTAGAAAAAGTACCTTGTAAAGTTTTTGAACCTTTGCGAGATACTGCCCTTTGGGTAACTCAACTCAAACCAGGACAACGCGGCCCTCTGTGGCGGAGTAATAACCGCATTTTAGAACTTTATGGCGACCAAATTATTTACTTTTGCTACGTTCATGTCGGTGCTGAAATTGCCAGAATCGAAGTTCCTGCCTGGGTAGCTGAAGACACAACTATGTTTGATCAAGCACTAGGATTAATGTTGGCACAAGTACAAAAAGGCTATGGCTACCCTGTAGCGATCGCTGAAGCCCATAATCAAGCTGTAGTACGCGGTGGTGATAAAGCACGTTTTTTTGCTCTTTTAGAGAGACAAATGATTAAAGCCGGTTTAAGAAATGTGGGAACTTCTTACAAAGAAGCCAGAAAACGAGGCAGTATTGCATGA
- a CDS encoding zinc-dependent dehydrogenase, producing the protein MKAQVFRGVNQLSYEEIPVPTLEPGEVLVQVQVVGLCQSDIKKIRYPLYEPPRIFGHETAGMIAAVGNQVKNWQVGQRVAVMHHIPCMRCAYCLNDNFSMCDVYKNISTTAGFNASGGGFAEYVKVPDHIVQNGGLIPIPDHISFEEASFVEPTNCCLKAVKKAQIAPGQTVLVTGAGPIGLMFVMLVKYFGAKAIATDLLPSRIEKALHVGAEAAFDARDRDLVAKTHTLTGGMGVDVTLLAVPSEKAFYQALECTRKGGKILFFAEFPDELEISINPNILYRREIDLMGSYSSSYRLQNLSADIVFNRRIDVKALISDRYPLQNLSAAVEQAIAPTPETYKILIYPLAQV; encoded by the coding sequence GTGAAAGCACAAGTATTTAGAGGCGTTAATCAACTTTCCTACGAAGAGATTCCAGTACCGACTCTGGAACCGGGTGAGGTGTTGGTACAGGTGCAGGTGGTGGGATTGTGTCAGTCAGATATCAAAAAAATTCGTTATCCTTTGTATGAACCGCCGCGTATATTTGGACATGAAACGGCTGGAATGATTGCAGCGGTAGGTAATCAAGTCAAAAATTGGCAAGTAGGACAACGGGTAGCGGTGATGCATCACATTCCTTGTATGCGTTGCGCTTACTGTCTAAATGATAATTTTTCGATGTGCGATGTTTACAAAAATATCTCCACCACAGCAGGATTTAACGCCAGTGGTGGCGGTTTTGCTGAGTATGTGAAAGTTCCTGATCATATTGTGCAGAACGGGGGATTAATTCCCATTCCCGATCACATAAGTTTTGAAGAAGCGAGTTTTGTAGAACCAACTAATTGTTGTCTCAAAGCAGTAAAAAAAGCCCAAATTGCCCCTGGACAAACTGTTTTGGTGACAGGAGCCGGGCCAATTGGGTTAATGTTTGTAATGTTGGTCAAGTATTTCGGAGCGAAAGCGATCGCCACTGATTTACTACCCTCTAGAATTGAAAAAGCTTTGCATGTCGGCGCAGAAGCGGCTTTTGATGCCCGCGACCGTGATTTAGTTGCAAAAACTCATACTCTCACTGGTGGTATGGGTGTTGATGTCACCCTGCTGGCTGTTCCGAGCGAGAAAGCTTTCTATCAAGCGCTGGAATGTACCCGCAAAGGTGGCAAAATCCTATTTTTCGCGGAATTTCCCGATGAGTTAGAAATTTCAATCAATCCCAATATTCTTTATCGCCGAGAGATTGACTTAATGGGTAGTTACAGTTCGTCTTACCGCCTTCAAAATCTATCGGCTGATATTGTGTTTAATCGGCGTATAGATGTAAAAGCGTTAATTAGCGATCGCTACCCATTACAAAATTTATCAGCAGCGGTAGAACAAGCGATCGCTCCGACACCAGAAACCTACAAAATATTGATTTATCCCCTTGCTCAAGTCTAA
- a CDS encoding prolyl oligopeptidase family serine peptidase: MHSIQQQINCTDTYNYLLFLPDRQKTPEQLLPTIIFLHGAGERGFNLEDVKKQGIPQIVEKQPNFPFIVISPQCPLGQYWSVRPLSILLDQAIAAYPIDSDRIYLTGLSMGGFGTWRWATAEPQRFAAIAPICGGDNPLTAKNLKNLPVWAFHGAQDHVVPLKESENMVSALQACGGNVKFTVYPEADHDSWTQTYNNPELYEWFLQHQRQQTVH; the protein is encoded by the coding sequence ATGCATTCAATACAACAACAAATTAATTGTACTGATACATACAACTATTTGCTGTTTTTACCCGATCGCCAAAAAACGCCAGAGCAACTTTTGCCAACAATTATATTTTTACACGGTGCTGGTGAGCGAGGCTTTAATTTAGAAGACGTGAAAAAGCAAGGCATTCCCCAAATTGTAGAAAAACAGCCAAACTTTCCATTTATTGTGATTTCTCCTCAATGTCCTTTAGGTCAGTATTGGTCAGTACGTCCCTTGAGTATTCTTTTAGATCAAGCGATCGCAGCTTACCCAATTGATAGCGATCGCATATACTTAACAGGGTTAAGCATGGGTGGTTTCGGCACATGGCGCTGGGCTACAGCTGAACCACAACGCTTTGCGGCGATCGCACCTATTTGTGGTGGTGACAACCCATTAACAGCAAAGAACTTAAAAAATCTTCCTGTGTGGGCATTTCATGGAGCGCAAGATCATGTTGTTCCATTGAAAGAGTCTGAAAATATGGTTTCTGCGCTGCAAGCTTGTGGTGGTAACGTCAAGTTTACGGTTTATCCAGAAGCTGATCATGATTCATGGACGCAGACATATAACAATCCAGAGTTATATGAATGGTTCTTGCAGCATCAACGACAACAGACTGTGCATTAA
- a CDS encoding HAD family hydrolase, with protein sequence MTAGSPTILALDFDGVICDGLIEYFEVAWRTYCQIWSPANDTPADDLALRFYRLRPVIETGWEMPVLIKALVDEITEEKILQEWSNITPQILLQSRLQAKDIGAKLDNLRDEWITTNLNEWLSLHKFYPGVVEKLKVTIASEIKLFVVTTKEGRFVHQLLQREGINLSPTAIFGKEVKRPKYEILRELIKVAEVQPVSLWFVEDRLKTLQLVQQQADLRDVKLFLADWGYNTQQERKVAQDDPQIQLLSLSQFTKNFSNWG encoded by the coding sequence ATGACAGCAGGTAGTCCCACAATTTTAGCCTTGGACTTTGACGGAGTAATTTGCGATGGACTAATTGAATATTTTGAGGTAGCATGGCGTACTTACTGTCAAATTTGGTCGCCTGCGAACGACACACCCGCAGATGATTTAGCTTTGAGATTCTATCGCTTGCGACCTGTAATTGAAACAGGCTGGGAAATGCCTGTTTTAATTAAAGCCTTGGTAGATGAAATTACCGAGGAAAAAATCCTTCAAGAGTGGTCAAATATTACCCCGCAAATTTTATTGCAAAGTAGATTACAAGCGAAAGACATCGGTGCAAAATTAGATAACCTGCGAGATGAATGGATTACCACAAATTTAAATGAATGGTTGAGTCTGCATAAATTTTATCCAGGCGTGGTGGAAAAACTCAAGGTGACTATTGCTAGTGAAATTAAGTTATTTGTTGTCACTACGAAAGAAGGACGTTTTGTGCATCAGTTATTGCAACGAGAAGGAATCAATTTATCTCCAACAGCAATTTTTGGTAAAGAAGTGAAACGTCCTAAGTACGAAATTCTGCGAGAATTAATTAAAGTAGCAGAAGTACAACCAGTCAGTTTATGGTTTGTAGAAGATAGACTCAAGACATTGCAGTTAGTCCAACAGCAAGCAGATCTTAGGGATGTAAAATTATTTCTGGCAGATTGGGGCTATAATACCCAACAAGAAAGAAAAGTTGCCCAAGATGATCCCCAAATTCAATTATTATCCCTTTCTCAATTTACTAAGAATTTCTCAAATTGGGGTTAA
- a CDS encoding AAA family ATPase produces the protein MSETHSVFLRLGQNLNKVVVGQSQLIQQFLVALLAGGHVILEGVPGTGKTLLVKVLAQLIQADFHRIQLTPDVLPSDITGTNIFDLNSRSFTLKKGPVFTEVLLADEINRTPPKTQAALLEAMEEMQVTLDGESLPLPDLFLVIATQNPLEFEGTYPLPEAQLDRFLFKLVVDYPDQAAEKQMLFNRQAGFAARRWDISNLRPVTTVAEILQARQALKQVKVSEAIVDYLLALVRTSRQYPDLTLGASPRAAGAWLQTSQAMAWLAGRDFVTPDDIKAVASPLLRHRLILKPEAMLDGLQMDAVIASVINGVPVPR, from the coding sequence ATGAGCGAAACCCATTCCGTTTTCCTTCGCCTCGGTCAAAATCTGAATAAAGTAGTAGTTGGACAATCCCAACTGATACAGCAGTTTTTGGTAGCACTGCTAGCAGGTGGACACGTAATTTTAGAAGGAGTACCAGGAACTGGTAAAACCCTTTTAGTAAAAGTATTGGCACAGTTAATCCAAGCAGATTTTCACCGGATTCAATTAACACCAGATGTTTTACCGTCAGATATTACTGGTACAAATATTTTTGATTTGAATAGCCGCAGTTTTACCTTGAAAAAAGGCCCTGTATTTACCGAGGTGTTACTAGCAGACGAAATTAACCGCACTCCTCCCAAGACACAAGCGGCGCTGCTCGAAGCAATGGAAGAAATGCAGGTAACATTGGATGGTGAAAGTTTGCCATTACCAGATTTATTCTTGGTAATTGCGACCCAAAACCCTCTGGAATTTGAAGGTACTTATCCCTTACCGGAAGCACAATTAGATAGATTTCTATTCAAACTGGTAGTAGATTACCCAGACCAAGCTGCCGAAAAGCAAATGTTATTTAATCGTCAAGCAGGTTTTGCTGCACGTCGTTGGGATATTAGCAATTTGCGACCAGTAACAACAGTAGCCGAAATTTTGCAGGCACGACAAGCGCTCAAACAAGTGAAAGTATCAGAAGCGATTGTTGATTATCTTTTAGCGTTAGTTAGAACATCGCGTCAATATCCCGATTTAACTTTGGGTGCATCACCCCGTGCAGCTGGTGCTTGGTTACAGACATCTCAAGCAATGGCGTGGTTAGCTGGTAGGGATTTTGTGACACCAGATGATATTAAAGCTGTGGCATCTCCATTATTGCGTCATCGCCTGATTTTGAAACCAGAGGCAATGTTGGATGGTTTACAAATGGATGCCGTAATTGCATCAGTAATTAATGGAGTTCCTGTTCCAAGATAA
- a CDS encoding glycoside hydrolase family 24 protein, producing MTLKSFEIKGVEKLIGPIAALLGFVYLLQWYISGELRSPSDPIFNVKQPPLVMKGGDPRIRALMRTISASEASGNRPYSLLYGGQQINDLNRHPEICVTIVTGPNTGNCSTAAGRYQMINTTWYQIAPRYHPNPTRMMFWVSYSFEPEYQDLVVYRWLNDSKVWGTDISQLLSQGKLNEVLRRLSPTWTSLGYGIETNSVSSSLPKIYQKMLAEELTTANQPASAKGRGQGN from the coding sequence TTGACTCTGAAAAGCTTTGAAATCAAAGGCGTTGAAAAACTCATTGGCCCGATAGCTGCACTTCTAGGATTTGTATATTTGTTGCAGTGGTACATATCTGGAGAATTGCGATCGCCTTCTGACCCTATTTTTAACGTCAAACAGCCACCTTTAGTCATGAAAGGAGGCGATCCCCGCATCCGCGCTTTAATGCGAACTATCTCAGCCAGTGAAGCAAGTGGCAACCGTCCCTATTCTCTGTTGTATGGTGGACAGCAGATCAATGACCTCAACCGCCATCCGGAGATATGTGTCACCATTGTTACTGGGCCGAACACAGGTAATTGTTCGACTGCGGCTGGCAGATATCAAATGATCAATACTACTTGGTATCAAATTGCTCCTCGCTATCACCCAAATCCGACGCGAATGATGTTTTGGGTTTCTTATAGTTTTGAACCAGAATATCAAGACTTGGTAGTTTATCGTTGGTTAAATGATTCCAAAGTTTGGGGAACTGATATTTCTCAACTGCTAAGCCAAGGAAAATTAAATGAAGTTTTACGGCGACTTTCTCCCACTTGGACAAGTTTGGGATATGGCATAGAAACTAATTCTGTAAGTAGCTCATTGCCAAAGATTTATCAGAAAATGTTGGCAGAGGAATTAACAACAGCTAATCAGCCAGCATCAGCAAAGGGCAGAGGGCAGGGGAATTAA
- a CDS encoding metal ABC transporter ATP-binding protein, which yields MRTVDFSLEANSSHFMKDTQTTTATINIAHLGVLYRTQEALRDINCIIKPGKLTGIFGPNGAGKSTLMKAMLGLVPLNSGTVLYQGKPLMQQRSKVAYVPQRNQIDWTYPATVWDVVMMGRVKKTGWLRSFSTVSHQVTKNALERVGMSEYADRPIGQLSGGQQQRVFLARALVQQAEIFCFDEPLVGIDQKTQAVIFEVFQELTAANKIVLVVNHDLGESITHFDDLILLNCELIATGSRQQVLTEQNLQRAYSGKVMYYSDAA from the coding sequence ATGAGAACTGTTGACTTTTCCTTAGAAGCAAATTCCAGCCACTTTATGAAAGACACCCAAACAACCACTGCAACCATTAATATTGCCCATTTAGGGGTGCTTTACCGGACACAAGAGGCTTTGAGGGACATTAACTGCATTATCAAGCCAGGAAAGTTAACAGGAATTTTTGGCCCCAATGGCGCTGGTAAAAGTACTTTAATGAAAGCAATGTTGGGTTTGGTTCCCCTAAATAGCGGCACAGTGCTTTACCAGGGAAAACCTTTAATGCAGCAAAGATCAAAAGTTGCCTACGTACCCCAGCGCAATCAAATAGACTGGACTTATCCCGCCACAGTTTGGGATGTAGTGATGATGGGACGAGTCAAGAAAACAGGTTGGTTGCGTAGCTTCTCAACAGTTAGCCACCAAGTCACAAAAAATGCTCTAGAACGAGTTGGCATGAGTGAATATGCTGATCGTCCCATTGGACAACTTTCAGGAGGACAGCAACAGCGAGTATTTTTGGCCCGTGCATTGGTACAGCAAGCGGAAATTTTCTGCTTTGATGAACCTTTAGTAGGCATCGATCAAAAAACTCAAGCAGTAATTTTTGAAGTCTTTCAAGAACTAACAGCTGCCAATAAAATCGTGTTGGTAGTCAATCACGACTTAGGAGAATCAATCACTCACTTTGATGATTTAATATTATTAAATTGTGAATTAATTGCCACAGGTTCACGACAACAAGTCCTTACAGAACAAAATTTACAGCGCGCTTACAGTGGTAAAGTCATGTATTATTCTGATGCCGCATAA
- a CDS encoding choice-of-anchor A family protein: MTYLPLIKPVSALFGLDFSLSPVSSGKPIDFDAARQELNNLSNYLGGLASTNTTEYKWGGIYLQGNNSDLNVFTIDGSQFSSSSYLNLSGVGSNSTVVFNILGNSVDIKNFGLNLNGVNKQNVLFNFVDATQVTTTGFSFQGSVLATNANFNFSNGNVEGTLIASSLSGSGEFHNTQFTGNLPNVPQPEPPSNQWHPPSTGTVTEPSATTVPEPGAVLGLFLLGTLVGFSRRSRILSQSASIANTVH, translated from the coding sequence GTGACGTATTTGCCGCTCATAAAGCCAGTTTCGGCTTTATTTGGGCTTGATTTTTCCTTAAGTCCCGTTAGTTCAGGTAAACCGATTGATTTTGATGCTGCGCGCCAAGAGTTGAATAATCTTTCTAATTATTTGGGTGGATTAGCTTCTACAAATACTACAGAGTATAAATGGGGCGGAATTTACCTTCAAGGAAACAATAGTGATTTGAATGTCTTTACAATTGATGGTTCCCAGTTTTCTAGTAGTAGTTACTTAAATTTGAGTGGCGTTGGGAGTAATTCTACTGTAGTGTTTAATATTTTAGGAAATAGTGTCGATATCAAGAATTTTGGATTAAATCTTAATGGTGTTAATAAGCAAAATGTCTTGTTTAACTTTGTGGATGCAACTCAAGTTACAACCACTGGTTTCTCATTCCAAGGCAGTGTACTTGCTACCAACGCTAACTTTAATTTTTCTAATGGTAATGTAGAAGGAACTTTAATTGCTTCTTCATTATCTGGTAGCGGCGAATTTCATAATACCCAATTTACAGGTAATCTTCCTAACGTACCGCAGCCAGAACCTCCTAGCAATCAATGGCATCCTCCTAGTACAGGCACAGTAACAGAACCTAGTGCAACCACAGTGCCAGAACCAGGTGCTGTTTTAGGGCTATTTCTCTTAGGGACTTTGGTTGGATTTTCCCGCCGTTCTAGAATCTTGTCACAATCGGCAAGTATAGCTAATACAGTCCATTAG
- a CDS encoding metal ABC transporter substrate-binding protein: protein MRGITQSKAIYYWPATFGVLLGLWIGGCVQRTSPGVDGKPRVVATSTIIADLTQEVGGDEIQLTGILQPGTDPHVYEPVPADSITLEEADLILYNGYNLEPGLIKLMKASGGKVQQLPVGEVVKPLRLEKTKGEVVPDPHVWGSAANAIAMVNVIRDALIKLSPEDQEKFTQNAAQLTQELQQLHSWTKKQIQTIPPNKRQLVTTHDAFQYYGDAYGIAIAGTLIGISTEEQPSAQTVQRLVESIKKIGVPAIFAETTINPALIKTVAQEAGVKLAPNQLYSDSIGAKGSNGDSYIKMIEANTRTIVEALGGKYTPFQLNK from the coding sequence ATGAGAGGAATCACTCAGTCAAAAGCTATATACTATTGGCCAGCCACATTTGGAGTATTATTAGGACTTTGGATAGGTGGTTGTGTGCAACGTACCTCTCCAGGGGTAGATGGCAAGCCGCGAGTGGTGGCAACTAGCACGATTATTGCTGATTTGACACAAGAGGTGGGGGGAGATGAAATTCAGCTAACTGGAATTTTGCAACCGGGTACTGATCCCCATGTTTATGAACCTGTACCAGCAGATAGCATAACTTTAGAAGAAGCCGACTTGATTTTATATAACGGCTACAACTTAGAACCAGGACTGATTAAGTTAATGAAAGCCTCTGGTGGCAAGGTGCAGCAATTACCTGTGGGAGAAGTTGTTAAACCTTTACGCTTAGAAAAAACCAAGGGTGAAGTCGTGCCAGATCCCCACGTTTGGGGTAGTGCAGCAAATGCGATCGCAATGGTAAATGTGATTAGAGATGCTTTGATCAAGTTATCCCCGGAAGATCAAGAAAAATTTACCCAAAATGCTGCACAACTGACTCAAGAATTACAGCAGTTGCATAGCTGGACTAAAAAACAAATTCAAACTATCCCCCCAAATAAACGCCAACTTGTAACCACACACGACGCATTTCAGTATTATGGAGATGCTTATGGAATTGCGATCGCAGGGACTTTAATTGGCATTAGTACTGAAGAACAACCCAGCGCTCAAACTGTGCAACGATTGGTAGAGTCAATTAAAAAGATTGGTGTACCTGCAATTTTTGCCGAAACTACAATTAATCCTGCTTTAATTAAAACCGTTGCCCAAGAAGCAGGTGTGAAATTAGCACCAAATCAACTATATTCTGATTCCATTGGTGCAAAGGGTAGTAATGGAGATTCTTATATCAAAATGATTGAGGCTAATACCCGGACTATTGTAGAAGCATTAGGCGGTAAATATACACCATTTCAATTAAACAAGTAA
- a CDS encoding collagen-binding domain-containing protein: protein MAVNLGIAQNYNVFVFGDMNQSSDSEGRVAVGGNATLTNFGIADRLTNSNGTDTRLVVGGNLTYNNGQIFGGNAVVGGTVKTPVYFNCSPNCGVSGT from the coding sequence ATGGCTGTTAATCTAGGGATCGCGCAAAACTATAATGTCTTCGTTTTTGGAGATATGAATCAAAGCTCAGATTCCGAAGGTCGTGTAGCTGTTGGTGGTAATGCCACATTAACTAATTTTGGAATTGCTGACCGTCTAACTAATTCTAATGGTACAGATACTCGACTTGTTGTAGGTGGTAATTTAACCTACAATAACGGTCAGATTTTTGGTGGTAATGCTGTTGTTGGCGGTACTGTTAAAACTCCTGTCTATTTCAATTGCTCACCTAACTGTGGTGTTAGCGGGACTTAG